The genomic region GCCAACGTCTTCATCTTCATCTCCGGCTACGTGGCTGGACTGGTCTACGGCCGGGTTCTCGACGACGGCGGCTTCCGGGACGTCTTCCGCAAGGCCGCGCGTCGGGCCCGTCAGCTCTACGTCTGGCACGTGCTGGCCCTGGCGGTGACGGTCGCGATCGTGGGGGCGTTCCGGCTCGGCGGCGTGGGCGCGCTCGCGCAGGCCCGCCTCTCGCCCTTGTTCGTACGTCCGCTCGAGGCCGTCCCCGCTGCGCTCGGGCTGATCTACACGCCCTACGCCTTCGACGTGTTGCGCCTGTACATCCTTCTCCTGCTCGCCCTGCCCTTCTGGCTGTGGCTCCTGCGGCGGCGGCCCGTCGTGGCGCTGCTCGTCTCGGCGGGCCTGTACGCCGTGCCCCTCCTGTTCCCCGGGGCCGCCATCGTCGATTGGCCGGACGGACTACAGTGGTACTTCAATCCCCTGTCCTGGCAACTGCTGTTCTTCCTCGGCACGGCCCTGGCCCGGTGCGGATTGCCCGGACCGCAGCGGTTATGGCGCTCTCGCGGGTTGCTCGCGGCCTGCGGGTGCGTGGTCGTGGTGGGCGTGCTGGTGCGGACGGCCGCGCCGGCCGTGATGGCGGCCTGGGATCCCCGGGTCCCTTTCATCCACGACGATCTCGTGTGGGGGAAGCTGCCATGGACCGGCAAGCCCAACCTCGAGTTCACGCGGCTGGTCTACTTCGGCGCGCTGTCCCTCGTCGTGCTGCGGGTCCTGCCGCGCGCGCTCGGCCTGTGGCGCAGCCGGCTGGCCGCCCCCGTCGTCGCCTGCGGGCGGAAAGCCCTGCAGACCTACTGTCTGGGCTTGTGTCTGGTCTACCTGATCGCCGCGCTGACGCGGATCTGGGGCGACGGGAACGTCATGATCGCCGGTCTGACGGCGGCGGGCTGGGGGATCCAGATGCTGGCCGCGGTGGCGATGACCCGGCGCGGATCGCGCGCGGCGCCGGGGTGAGCCTATGCAGCTGCGACGTCGCGGGCCGGCTGGTACGGGTGCTGCGCGACGAGAGTTTCGAGACGATCGTCCTCGCTTCCGAGAACGAGGGAAGGCTACCCCGGGAGCCTTCCCTCTCGACAACTTCGATACGATACGATCCTATCTGACCAGGGTCATCCTCCTGGTCTGGCAGGTCTCATTCCCGACCTTCAATCGGTAGTAGTACACGCCGCTGCTTGCGGGACGCCCCTGCTCGTCGTAGCCGTCCCAGCGGATCTCGTGGACACCCGCCTCGCGTGGGCCGGATACGAGGATGCGGACGACGGCGCCGCGGCTGTCGAAGATCCCGAGCCGCAGGTCCCCCCTGGTTGCGAGCTCGAATCCGATGGTGGTGGCGGGGTTGAAGGGGTTGGGGTGATTCTGGGCCAGAACTGCCCCGAGCGGCAATCCGCCGGCTTCGCTGACGACGCCCGGCGATGCGGCCTCGCTCTCGTTGCCCGAGAAGTCGACGGTCGAAACCCGGTAGTGATTCCCCGGACTACCCGCGGGATCGTGCCAGCCCAGACCGGTGGTCATATGGAGCGGATATCCGGGATCGATGACGAAGTCGTGTGCGTCGCCCCTGTAGATCTTGAAATAGTCGAAATCCCCGTCGGGGCAGACTTCCCAGGACAGGTCGACACCGCCACCGCCCGAGTAGTCGGCGCTGAAACCCTGCGGGGCCTGGGGCACGAGGTTGTCCACCGAATAGCCGCTGTCCGGTGGAGTGTCGTAGTAGGTTCCCGCCGAGACGGTCATGGCCCTGACGAAAAAGACCGAGAATCTCATGCCGACGGTGATCGTGGAGTCGGCGACCGTCGGTATGATCGTCGAGTATGAAGCCTCCTCGAAGGCGGGCACGGTCAGCAGGAAATCCCAGTCACCGGGAGGATACGCCAGGACGACGTCGCCGGTGCTGGCGGATGCGTCGCTCTTCGAGCCGTCGTCGATGCGCCTGAAGATGGCATAGTCGGTAATAGGCTGGGAACTCCCCGGTGAGTCCATGGACGAGGCCTCCCAGGTGATCCGTACCTGGCGTCCCTGATCGTTGGGAAGATCCGCCACGGAGATGATCTCGAAAGAGTCGACCGGCTCGTCGACCGCGCGAATGATCCAGTCTCCGGTTAGTCCAAAGACACTGGATTCATACCAGGTGCTGCTGTAATCGAAGATGAAATTCCTGTTGGCGGTGATGCCGTCGTCGTCTCTGGACACCGAGGGCAGGCCGAAATGCGTGAATCCCAGGCCAATGCGGAAGGAGTCCGCGATCTGAATATCGTGGGCTGAAAGGTCGATCGACTGCAGGGCGTTCGATCCGGTGATCTGATAGTCGGCGGCGAAGAGCTCGATGCCCGGTTCGGTGGTGCCGGCGTCGTCGGCCCATACGTGCAGGCGAACGGTTTCGTTGGTGACTTGGCCGCCGAAGAGGAACAGCACACGCTTGAGCCTGCGCAGCCCCGTGACCGCAGGAGTCAACCTGGCTGCGGCGATCTCGCCGGGCGCGAACCCGGCCTGGAAATACTGATTCTGACCGGGCTCCCAGCTGTCGTTGCCCACAACCGACGACTCGTCGATGCAGGTGACCAGCACATCGGTCACGTTGCTGCCGGAAATGGCGCCCGAACCATTGGCGATGTAGCAATCCTGCGCCGTCGGTTCGCTCAGGACGGTCACGTCGTATGTAGAGCCCTCGGGAATCGGGGCGGGGAAAACGAAGGGTCCGTCCGCGCCGAAGATCAGATCGTCGCTGCCGTTGTTTTGCAGGACGAGGGCACCGTTCAGGTCCGTAATCGAGCCGCCCACGGTGTAGGAGGTGACGTCTGCCACGGTGGCGCGGATCACCCAGTCGCCGGGTACGCCCAGAAGACCGGCCTCGACCCAGCCCAAACCGTCGGCGTCGATGTAGTTCCGGTCGGGCACGATCCCGTCGTCATCCCGGCACACCGACGGATATCCTGAGTGCTGAAACTGTATGCCGACCCAGATACCGCCGTCCGCGTCGATACCCTGGCCGGTGAGATCCATGGATGAAAAAACGTCATTCGATCCCTGAACCAGATAGTCGTTGGTGAAGAGCAGGACACCCGGTGCGGCGCCGCCCGAGTCTCGCCAGATGTTCAGGGTGATGGTGACTTGGGTGGTGGCGCCGCCCAGGAGGAAGTGGACATCCTCTACGAGCTGCGGACCCGAGAGGGCGGGCGTGAGTCGGACCGCGGCGGTTTCCCCGGTCACGAATCCAGCCTGGAAATAGACCGTGCCGCCATCTTCGTAACCGTCGTTACGCAGTATCTCGGCCTGGGATTGGCTTGCGGTCAGAACCATTGAAAGCAGGACCGGGAACAGAAACATGTAGCGAGCCCCGGGTCTATTCAGCCCGGACGAGGCCATGGTTTGTCGCAAGCTATCCATCGATCATCCCTCCTCAAGCCACTTTGCCGGCCATTCGGGGAGCAATGCAGCCGGCTGGACACCGTGATAATATCACAGTCCATGATTCCGTATGGCTTGAATCACGCATCTCATTGTTGTGGTTGAAGTTGGTCGGGCGCGGCCTCAGGCTCTCGCCCC from bacterium harbors:
- a CDS encoding OpgC domain-containing protein yields the protein MPEALPRDLRIDALRGLSLLMISTNHAAYLSGNHLLRDYSLQTLTLTDCANVFIFISGYVAGLVYGRVLDDGGFRDVFRKAARRARQLYVWHVLALAVTVAIVGAFRLGGVGALAQARLSPLFVRPLEAVPAALGLIYTPYAFDVLRLYILLLLALPFWLWLLRRRPVVALLVSAGLYAVPLLFPGAAIVDWPDGLQWYFNPLSWQLLFFLGTALARCGLPGPQRLWRSRGLLAACGCVVVVGVLVRTAAPAVMAAWDPRVPFIHDDLVWGKLPWTGKPNLEFTRLVYFGALSLVVLRVLPRALGLWRSRLAAPVVACGRKALQTYCLGLCLVYLIAALTRIWGDGNVMIAGLTAAGWGIQMLAAVAMTRRGSRAAPG